The Halomicronema hongdechloris C2206 genome includes a window with the following:
- a CDS encoding helicase-related protein: MPRIFDNIEQHFHPALCSALGSAYRADFCVGYFNLRGWDEVDSQINQFAGGEGACCRLLIGMNKLPQEELYESRSLLSSKGGIDNRKVIQLKKRIAQEFRQQLAIGIPSDREEAALRKLSAQIRAKKLVVKLFLKHSLHAKLYLVHRQDAHSPIVGFLGSSNLTFSGLSYQGELNVDVLDHDACEKLQRWFDDRWNEYWCFDISEDLADLIDSSWAREQQPPPYHIYLKIAYHLSQEARAGLSEYRIPRDIDIQLFEFQKAAVQIAAHHVNRRGGVLIGDVVGLGKTLVGATLARILQDDFFLETLIICPKNLVSMWQDYVDSYRLLAKMLSISRVQNELPELRRYRVVLIDESHNLRNREGKRYRAIQEYVAMNECRCILLSATPYNKTYLDLSAQLQLFVSEDKDLGIRPEGLLDQIGGELEFIRKHQAAVRSLRAFELSEHADDWHDLMKLYMVRRTRSFIQNNYAEVEEQLPLEKEWQNRPPRKYLEFPDGRRAYFPERQPKTLKFQAEDESSPYAVLYSEAVVEAINGFNLPRYGLGNYAISTRNRKLTADEERQLKGLSRAGKRLMGFSRTNLYKRLESGGPAFIQSLDRHILRNYIFLHAIEQGLDLPIGSQEASLLDTRNNDEDTDALVASLFDVEAEDEDMATEAALDLADADYRQRAAEVYEQYATRYKRRFKWIKPALFKVALKKSLLADAQILTTILKNCGTWQATEDTKLTALIELLTLKHPDEKVLIFTQFADTARYLTDELKRAGIEQIEGVTGDSDNPAAVAWRFSPRSNHKPIPAAEELRVLVATDVLSEGLNLQDCAIIVNYDLPWAIIRLIQRAGRVDRIGQTADQILCYSFLPVEGVERIIRLRSRLRQRLQENAEVVGTDEAFFEDDMDEQTILDLYHEKSGILDGEADSEVDLTSEAYQIWKNAIDADPTLKPTIENLPPVIYSTRAHAPTSGQPEGVLVYLKTPEGNDALALIDREGKSITQSQLAILRLAQCESETPAIPKDPDHHKLVSEGVKHILKEEKSSGGQLGRPSGARFRTYERLKRHAQAVKGTLFESQDLLNAIDLIYRHPLRQTATDQLNRQLKSGIDDHQLADLVVALYQDERLCLVHESESDCEPQIICSMGLFQAR; the protein is encoded by the coding sequence ACCTGCGGGGTTGGGATGAAGTGGATTCTCAGATTAACCAGTTTGCGGGTGGGGAAGGAGCCTGTTGCCGTCTCCTGATTGGCATGAACAAGCTGCCCCAGGAGGAACTATACGAGTCGCGAAGCCTCCTCTCTAGCAAGGGCGGTATCGACAACCGGAAAGTCATCCAGCTCAAGAAACGCATTGCTCAGGAATTCCGTCAGCAGCTCGCCATCGGTATCCCTAGCGATCGCGAGGAGGCTGCCCTCCGCAAGCTCAGCGCCCAAATTCGCGCTAAAAAGCTGGTCGTTAAGCTATTTCTCAAGCACAGCCTACACGCCAAGCTTTATCTGGTTCACCGCCAGGATGCTCACAGTCCGATTGTTGGCTTTCTGGGGAGCAGTAACCTGACGTTTTCCGGCCTGTCCTACCAAGGCGAGCTAAACGTCGATGTGCTCGACCACGATGCCTGTGAGAAGTTGCAGCGATGGTTTGACGATCGCTGGAATGAGTATTGGTGTTTTGACATCTCGGAAGACCTTGCAGATCTCATTGACTCAAGCTGGGCGAGGGAACAGCAGCCACCGCCTTACCACATCTATCTCAAGATCGCTTACCACCTATCTCAGGAAGCCAGGGCAGGACTGTCGGAATACAGGATTCCCCGCGATATTGATATACAGCTCTTTGAGTTTCAGAAGGCAGCAGTACAGATTGCCGCTCACCACGTTAATCGACGGGGAGGCGTGCTGATCGGCGACGTGGTGGGCCTAGGGAAGACGCTGGTGGGGGCGACCCTTGCCCGCATTCTGCAAGATGACTTCTTCCTGGAAACGCTGATTATCTGCCCTAAGAACCTGGTCTCCATGTGGCAGGACTACGTAGACAGCTATCGACTATTAGCCAAGATGCTATCCATCAGCCGGGTACAAAACGAACTGCCGGAGCTGCGGCGCTATCGCGTTGTGCTCATTGATGAAAGCCACAACCTGAGAAACCGGGAGGGGAAGCGCTATCGGGCGATTCAGGAATACGTGGCGATGAATGAGTGCCGCTGCATTCTGCTGTCGGCCACCCCATACAACAAGACTTATTTGGACTTGTCGGCCCAACTGCAGCTGTTTGTCTCGGAAGACAAAGACTTGGGCATTCGCCCTGAAGGACTACTGGACCAGATTGGCGGCGAATTGGAGTTTATTCGCAAGCATCAGGCAGCGGTGCGATCGCTGCGGGCCTTCGAGCTGAGCGAGCACGCTGATGACTGGCACGATTTGATGAAGCTTTATATGGTGCGCCGCACCCGCAGCTTCATTCAAAACAATTACGCCGAGGTAGAGGAGCAATTACCGCTGGAAAAAGAGTGGCAAAATCGGCCCCCTCGTAAGTATCTAGAATTTCCCGATGGGCGGCGGGCCTATTTCCCAGAGCGACAACCTAAGACCCTCAAGTTCCAAGCTGAAGATGAGAGCAGCCCTTACGCCGTGCTGTACTCCGAGGCCGTGGTGGAAGCTATTAACGGGTTCAATCTGCCGCGCTATGGGCTGGGGAACTATGCCATCTCGACCCGTAACCGCAAGCTGACCGCTGATGAAGAACGGCAGCTTAAGGGCTTGTCGCGGGCCGGTAAACGACTGATGGGCTTTAGTCGGACCAACCTCTACAAGCGGCTGGAAAGTGGTGGTCCGGCCTTTATTCAATCGCTGGATCGCCACATTCTGCGGAACTACATCTTTCTCCATGCCATTGAGCAAGGCTTAGACTTGCCGATCGGGAGCCAGGAAGCGTCGCTACTGGACACTCGCAACAATGACGAGGATACCGATGCGCTGGTAGCCAGTCTGTTTGACGTTGAAGCTGAAGACGAAGACATGGCAACCGAAGCGGCGTTAGACCTGGCCGATGCCGACTATCGACAACGGGCGGCAGAGGTGTATGAGCAGTATGCGACCCGTTACAAGCGGCGTTTCAAGTGGATCAAGCCCGCCCTGTTCAAGGTGGCGTTGAAGAAGAGCTTGCTGGCCGATGCCCAAATCCTCACCACCATTCTGAAAAACTGTGGCACCTGGCAAGCTACTGAGGATACCAAGCTGACGGCTCTGATTGAGCTGCTGACCCTGAAGCATCCCGATGAGAAGGTGCTGATTTTTACACAGTTTGCCGACACCGCTCGCTATCTCACCGATGAGTTAAAGCGGGCAGGCATTGAGCAAATCGAGGGGGTCACCGGCGACTCCGACAACCCGGCAGCTGTGGCGTGGCGGTTCAGTCCTAGGAGCAATCACAAACCGATTCCAGCCGCAGAGGAGCTACGGGTACTGGTGGCTACCGATGTGCTGAGTGAAGGTCTGAACCTGCAAGACTGCGCCATCATCGTGAACTATGACCTGCCCTGGGCGATCATTCGCCTGATTCAGCGAGCCGGACGGGTCGATCGCATTGGGCAAACGGCAGATCAAATCCTCTGCTATTCCTTCCTCCCCGTGGAAGGGGTAGAACGCATTATTCGGCTGCGGAGTCGCCTGCGGCAGCGACTTCAGGAGAACGCCGAGGTGGTGGGCACGGATGAGGCATTTTTTGAGGATGACATGGACGAGCAGACCATCCTCGACCTGTATCATGAGAAGTCCGGCATTCTCGATGGTGAGGCTGACTCGGAGGTGGACCTGACCTCGGAAGCCTACCAAATCTGGAAGAATGCCATCGATGCTGACCCGACGTTGAAGCCGACCATTGAAAACCTACCGCCGGTGATTTACTCCACCCGTGCTCACGCCCCCACATCAGGGCAGCCAGAGGGCGTGTTGGTATACCTAAAAACGCCGGAAGGTAATGACGCCCTCGCCCTCATCGATCGCGAAGGCAAGAGCATTACCCAGTCCCAGCTCGCAATTCTGCGACTGGCGCAGTGTGAATCCGAAACCCCCGCGATTCCCAAAGACCCCGACCACCACAAGCTGGTGAGCGAGGGCGTCAAGCACATTCTGAAAGAAGAGAAGAGTTCTGGCGGGCAGTTGGGGCGACCCTCCGGAGCCCGCTTCCGCACCTATGAACGTTTAAAGCGACATGCTCAGGCAGTTAAGGGCACCCTATTTGAGTCGCAAGATCTGTTGAACGCGATCGATTTGATTTATCGTCATCCCCTGCGGCAGACGGCAACTGACCAGCTCAATCGCCAGCTCAAGAGCGGCATTGATGATCATCAGCTGGCGGATTTGGTGGTGGCACTCTACCAGGATGAACGGCTTTGTTTGGTGCATGAAAGCGAGTCTGACTGCGAGCCGCAAATCATCTGCTCAATGGGATTGTTTCAAGCCAGGTAA
- a CDS encoding Uma2 family endonuclease has translation MTITTAKWSLDEYHQMIAANILAKRRVELLNGEIVEMAPEGPEHAQTSTDAADYLRGLLGARALIREAKPITLPNSDSEPEPDIAIVHPRRELYRTRHPYPEDIFWLIEYANTSWVKDSEVKRPTYAQAGIPEYWIVNLKRLTVTVLWQPEQGDYPQATTLTQGTLTPQAFPEVEVSVQRLIEG, from the coding sequence ATGACAATTACCACCGCTAAATGGTCACTGGATGAATATCACCAGATGATTGCGGCCAACATTTTGGCGAAGCGTCGGGTGGAGTTGCTAAATGGAGAAATCGTTGAAATGGCACCCGAAGGCCCCGAACATGCCCAGACCAGCACCGATGCGGCGGACTATCTGCGGGGGCTGCTGGGGGCGAGGGCGCTGATTCGAGAAGCTAAACCCATCACGTTGCCCAACAGCGACTCTGAACCAGAACCGGATATCGCCATCGTCCATCCTCGGCGGGAGCTGTATCGCACGCGCCATCCCTATCCCGAAGATATTTTTTGGTTGATTGAATATGCCAACACCAGTTGGGTCAAGGATTCTGAAGTGAAGCGACCGACCTATGCCCAGGCGGGGATCCCGGAATATTGGATTGTCAATCTGAAGCGCCTTACTGTGACGGTGCTCTGGCAGCCAGAGCAAGGGGACTACCCGCAAGCAACGACCCTGACCCAGGGCACACTTACGCCTCAAGCCTTTCCTGAGGTGGAAGTTTCGGTGCAGCGACTGATCGAGGGCTAG
- a CDS encoding nucleotidyltransferase family protein, producing the protein MTRQLQRETVLIKVRSARTTLEAMGVRSLHLFGSVARNQATQSSDVDFVVEFSHPVGFFQLLQVQHYLEDLLERPVDVGTLAALKAHLRQPVLEDMICVF; encoded by the coding sequence ATGACCCGTCAACTGCAACGAGAAACCGTATTAATCAAGGTCAGATCGGCCCGCACCACCCTAGAGGCGATGGGGGTGCGATCGCTGCATCTGTTCGGTTCTGTGGCGCGTAACCAGGCGACTCAGAGCAGTGACGTTGATTTCGTCGTCGAATTTTCTCACCCGGTGGGCTTTTTTCAGCTCTTACAGGTGCAGCACTATCTGGAAGATCTGCTAGAACGCCCGGTGGATGTGGGCACCCTCGCCGCCCTAAAAGCCCATCTACGACAACCTGTACTAGAGGATATGATTTGTGTCTTCTAG
- a CDS encoding IS4 family transposase, producing the protein MMPNRAAVLKEQYQNSIGLPFSDVLPEAEIQAVLEAQGVTYRQVLYTPIVVLWSWLSQVLDSDSSLSHAVKRVTTWMRVAGLSVPSADTGAYSKARKRWPESIFPPLVKRVATALQAQVSPAQRWCGRVVRAFDATTILMSDTEVNQRAYPQHSNQKSGCGFPLLKLQVWFCVTTGAVLEVAMAPFRVSEWRLARHLYQTLCPEDVVVADSAYGTYVDLAGVTAMGADAVFRKHHQRRCDFRRGKKLGIGDHIVRWQRPKKCPHALSPEEFEALPEALEVREVYLSIQVPGFRPSNFVVVTTLIDPKRYPRAKLAQLYQLRWQAAEVNLRHLKTTLAMEMVAAKTPTMVTKSIWVHLLAYNLLRTLMWEAGADAEVGALRLSLQGTRQQFNHFRPELLHLSPSARPQGYQALLNAVRELIIPFRPHRSEPRVVKRRPKPFPRMQEPRSVAKAKLVA; encoded by the coding sequence ATGATGCCGAATCGTGCAGCAGTCCTCAAGGAGCAATACCAGAACAGCATCGGTCTACCGTTTAGCGATGTGCTGCCGGAAGCAGAGATTCAGGCGGTGCTGGAGGCCCAGGGAGTCACTTATCGCCAAGTGCTTTACACCCCGATAGTGGTGCTGTGGAGTTGGCTGTCGCAAGTTCTCGATTCGGACAGCAGTTTGAGCCATGCTGTCAAGCGCGTGACGACCTGGATGCGGGTGGCTGGATTGAGCGTGCCGTCGGCGGATACGGGCGCCTACAGCAAAGCCCGCAAACGCTGGCCCGAATCGATTTTTCCACCGCTTGTAAAGCGCGTCGCCACGGCTTTACAGGCGCAGGTATCCCCAGCTCAGCGGTGGTGCGGTCGGGTCGTGAGGGCGTTTGATGCGACGACGATTTTGATGAGCGATACCGAAGTGAATCAACGGGCGTATCCCCAGCACAGTAATCAAAAGAGCGGCTGTGGCTTTCCCCTCCTGAAGCTGCAAGTGTGGTTTTGTGTGACCACAGGAGCGGTATTGGAAGTCGCAATGGCTCCCTTTCGGGTCAGTGAATGGCGCTTAGCCCGTCACCTCTATCAGACGTTGTGCCCAGAGGATGTGGTGGTGGCCGATTCGGCTTACGGCACCTATGTCGATTTGGCTGGAGTCACCGCGATGGGAGCCGATGCCGTCTTTCGCAAGCATCATCAACGCCGTTGTGATTTCAGGCGCGGCAAAAAGCTAGGCATTGGCGACCACATCGTCCGGTGGCAGCGCCCGAAAAAATGTCCTCATGCCCTTTCACCGGAGGAGTTTGAGGCGTTGCCCGAGGCGCTTGAGGTGCGCGAAGTCTATCTCTCGATTCAAGTCCCTGGGTTTCGCCCGAGCAACTTTGTGGTAGTGACCACCTTGATAGACCCCAAACGCTATCCTAGAGCCAAATTGGCCCAACTCTATCAGTTGCGTTGGCAAGCCGCTGAAGTCAATCTCAGACATCTCAAAACCACCTTAGCCATGGAGATGGTTGCCGCCAAAACCCCTACCATGGTGACTAAAAGTATTTGGGTGCATTTGTTGGCCTACAATCTGCTGCGAACGCTGATGTGGGAAGCCGGCGCCGATGCCGAGGTCGGGGCTTTGCGGCTCTCCCTACAGGGCACGCGGCAACAATTCAATCATTTCCGACCCGAGTTGCTGCATCTCTCGCCATCTGCGCGACCGCAAGGCTACCAAGCCTTGTTAAACGCTGTGCGGGAGTTGATTATCCCTTTTCGACCGCACCGCTCAGAACCCCGAGTGGTCAAACGTCGCCCCAAACCGTTCCCCAGAATGCAAGAACCGCGCTCGGTTGCGAAAGCTAAACTAGTTGCTTGA
- a CDS encoding Mu transposase C-terminal domain-containing protein: MVLDVTRRTLDFPKGEANSGGDLSKKAGHAIVEALDKEAQRKLEVIQSLLEPCDRTTYGDELRDTAQKLGCSVRTVQRLVKRWEIDGVAALVSSGRSDQGKHHISEFWQSFIVKTYEAGNKGSKRMKPKQVAVRVQAKAREIGDDQPPSYKTVLRVLKPIIERKEKAKSIRSPGWRGSTLSVKTRDGEGLGIEYSNHVWQCDHTPADVLLVDQYGEPVGRPWLTTVVDSYSRCVMGVKVGFDAPSSQVVALALRHAILPKKYGADYKLNCEWGTYGKPQHFYTDGGKDFRSSHIQRIGADLGFSCHLRDRPPEGGIVERVFRALNDQLFSTLPGYTGSNVQQRPKEADKEACLTLREIEHLIVRFICDNYNQTVDARMGDQTRFQRWEAGLPDVPDVIEERHLDMCLMKASRRTVQRGGYLQFENLMFRGEYLAGYAGETVSLRFDPDDITTVLVYRQEDKREVNGTDIREQKRLQALDL, encoded by the coding sequence ATGGTGCTGGATGTTACTCGGAGGACGCTAGATTTTCCCAAAGGAGAAGCAAACTCGGGTGGTGATCTGAGTAAAAAAGCGGGTCATGCCATCGTGGAAGCCCTGGACAAGGAGGCTCAGCGAAAGTTAGAGGTAATTCAGTCTTTACTTGAGCCTTGCGATCGCACCACCTACGGCGACGAACTCCGCGATACGGCCCAAAAGCTCGGCTGTTCAGTTCGGACAGTGCAGCGGCTGGTTAAACGCTGGGAGATAGATGGAGTTGCTGCTTTGGTTTCCTCGGGCAGATCTGACCAGGGCAAGCACCACATTTCAGAGTTTTGGCAAAGCTTCATCGTCAAAACTTACGAGGCGGGTAATAAGGGCAGCAAGCGGATGAAGCCGAAGCAGGTAGCTGTCAGGGTTCAGGCCAAAGCTCGCGAAATAGGAGACGACCAGCCGCCTAGCTACAAAACGGTGCTGCGGGTGCTAAAGCCAATTATTGAGCGGAAGGAAAAAGCTAAAAGTATTCGCAGTCCAGGCTGGAGAGGATCTACCCTCTCGGTAAAAACTCGTGATGGAGAAGGTTTAGGGATTGAGTACAGCAACCATGTGTGGCAGTGTGACCATACTCCTGCTGATGTGCTGCTAGTCGACCAGTATGGGGAACCTGTTGGACGTCCTTGGCTCACGACGGTTGTGGATAGTTATTCTCGCTGCGTAATGGGGGTCAAAGTCGGGTTTGATGCCCCCAGTTCACAGGTGGTGGCCCTGGCACTGCGCCATGCCATCCTGCCCAAGAAGTATGGCGCAGACTACAAGCTGAACTGCGAGTGGGGCACTTACGGTAAGCCTCAGCATTTTTATACCGACGGTGGAAAGGACTTTCGCTCTAGCCATATCCAGCGGATTGGAGCTGATCTTGGCTTTAGTTGCCATCTGCGCGATCGCCCCCCCGAGGGCGGTATTGTCGAGCGGGTTTTTCGGGCTCTCAACGACCAGTTATTTTCTACTTTGCCGGGTTATACCGGATCCAACGTTCAGCAGCGGCCTAAAGAGGCCGATAAAGAAGCCTGCCTGACCTTACGCGAAATAGAGCACCTGATTGTTCGATTTATCTGCGACAACTATAACCAGACTGTGGATGCTCGGATGGGAGATCAGACGCGCTTCCAGCGTTGGGAGGCTGGACTACCGGATGTCCCAGACGTAATCGAGGAACGCCACCTGGATATGTGTCTGATGAAGGCCAGCCGCCGGACGGTGCAGCGGGGCGGATATCTTCAGTTTGAGAATCTGATGTTTCGAGGAGAGTACCTGGCCGGATATGCCGGGGAAACAGTGTCGCTGCGGTTCGATCCTGACGACATCACGACAGTGCTGGTGTACCGGCAAGAAGATAAGCGCGAGGTGAATGGCACTGACATAAGAGAGCAAAAAAGGCTTCAAGCGCTTGATCTGTAA
- a CDS encoding lysophospholipid acyltransferase family protein, translating into MALDRDFLKAAATVVEQYVRARLAPADTLTGWSLDDRDPDTISALLPFYGWLYRHYFRVQTDGWQHIPETGNVLLIGSHNGGLAAPDTVMMAYDWLRRFGPDRPVYALMEPSIWRLLPGVARLATQVGTLQANSQLAVAALRRGASLLIYPGGLRDVFRPHSQRDRICFYHNTGFIKLALLEEVPIVPLISYGAHDTLIVLADLYPYLAQLHRWGLPWLFGLDPEVWPLYLGLPWGLSPGPLPNLPLPVPLHTRVCPPIIFERCGLAAAHDEAYIEACYHRVCETMQRQLDQLFAEHQPEG; encoded by the coding sequence ATGGCCCTTGATCGCGATTTTCTCAAAGCCGCCGCTACTGTTGTCGAGCAGTACGTTCGGGCGCGGCTGGCGCCTGCCGATACCCTGACTGGTTGGTCCCTAGACGACCGTGACCCGGATACAATTAGCGCGTTATTGCCCTTCTACGGATGGCTCTATCGTCACTATTTTAGAGTCCAAACCGATGGTTGGCAGCACATCCCCGAGACGGGCAATGTGCTGTTAATCGGGTCCCACAATGGCGGCTTGGCCGCTCCCGATACGGTGATGATGGCCTACGACTGGCTGCGGCGATTTGGCCCTGATCGTCCGGTCTATGCCCTGATGGAACCTAGCATTTGGAGGTTACTACCGGGGGTGGCTCGCCTGGCTACCCAGGTCGGTACTCTCCAGGCCAATTCCCAGCTGGCGGTGGCAGCCCTACGGCGGGGTGCCAGTTTGCTGATCTATCCAGGGGGACTGCGGGATGTGTTTCGTCCCCACAGTCAACGCGATCGCATCTGCTTCTATCACAATACCGGTTTCATCAAGCTGGCCTTACTGGAAGAGGTGCCGATTGTCCCGTTGATATCCTACGGCGCCCACGACACCTTAATTGTGCTGGCCGATCTCTATCCCTACCTGGCCCAACTCCATCGTTGGGGCCTACCCTGGCTCTTCGGCCTAGATCCTGAGGTGTGGCCCCTCTATCTGGGCTTGCCCTGGGGGCTCTCACCGGGACCCCTACCCAATCTGCCTCTGCCGGTCCCCCTGCACACCCGGGTGTGTCCGCCTATTATTTTTGAGCGCTGTGGCCTCGCCGCCGCCCACGATGAGGCCTATATCGAGGCGTGTTATCACAGGGTTTGCGAGACCATGCAGCGCCAGCTGGATCAGCTGTTTGCCGAACACCAGCCAGAGGGATGA
- a CDS encoding hydrogenase maturation protease → MSDLASPASDPATAGSTRFLVVGYGHPEHRDDGIGAQVVAHLAAKDYAHVTTVAVPSLRPELSGKLAAASHVIFVDACKTEATTPVKVTPIAPYGVETSGSSTPALGHSCDPASLLALTASVYGRVPQAWWIEVPAVDFGPGQELSSLAQAGVAAALAHIEALIQANR, encoded by the coding sequence ATGTCTGATCTTGCTTCCCCCGCCAGCGACCCGGCCACTGCGGGGTCAACCCGCTTTCTGGTGGTTGGCTATGGCCATCCTGAGCATCGCGACGACGGCATTGGGGCCCAAGTGGTGGCTCACCTGGCGGCCAAGGACTATGCCCATGTCACGACTGTAGCAGTGCCCTCCCTGAGGCCAGAGCTCTCTGGCAAACTGGCAGCAGCCAGCCATGTCATCTTTGTGGATGCCTGTAAAACCGAAGCCACGACCCCGGTAAAAGTCACGCCCATTGCTCCCTATGGGGTAGAAACCTCGGGATCGTCAACGCCTGCCCTCGGCCACAGCTGTGACCCCGCCTCCCTGCTGGCCCTGACAGCCTCTGTCTATGGCCGGGTGCCCCAGGCTTGGTGGATAGAAGTCCCCGCTGTCGACTTCGGCCCCGGCCAAGAGTTATCGTCCTTAGCCCAGGCCGGGGTCGCCGCGGCGTTAGCGCACATTGAGGCTCTGATTCAAGCCAACCGCTAG
- a CDS encoding RNA recognition motif domain-containing protein produces the protein MTIYVGNLSFQASEDDLKDVFTEYGDVVRVSLPIDRETGRKRGFAFVEMANEANEELAISELDGAEWLGRELRVNKARPRENNNRRNTSFSRNPL, from the coding sequence GTGACTATTTACGTCGGGAATTTATCATTTCAAGCCAGCGAGGACGACTTGAAAGATGTATTCACTGAGTATGGTGACGTCGTTCGCGTCAGTCTTCCCATCGATCGGGAAACAGGTAGAAAGCGTGGCTTCGCCTTCGTTGAAATGGCCAATGAGGCCAATGAGGAGTTAGCCATTTCTGAGTTAGATGGGGCTGAATGGCTAGGCCGTGAGCTGCGAGTCAATAAGGCCCGACCTCGGGAAAACAACAACCGCCGCAATACGAGTTTTTCCCGCAATCCTCTCTAG
- a CDS encoding CHASE2 domain-containing protein yields the protein MRSLLSWSRCLRRPVLTPPGGDGVMVVAIASLAITAAVAGLNHWGWLQFLEMQAYDQLLRLEWRLRVGPQGRVFHDERLLIVGIDEADITNLGEFPISDRVLAQALAKLQRHRPRAIGLDLYRPTPQGEGHAALQRQLNTPNLVAITKLGDDLTPGVLPPAGVPEDRIGFNDVVVDPDGVVRRNLYIGVAPNSPTDPDVAVYYSLALRLAILYLGQTPQASPSHPEAMVLAAATFRPLHYYSGGYQTIDDRGYQVLLDYHSPRTPAQIVSLQEVLADEVGAERIRDRIVLIGSVAPSLRDLFYTPYSASQTSQHQMAGVVLHAQMVSQILDAAQGDGALIWTWPLWGEHLWYLVWAIAGGAAVWPLHRPLVLALVQLFWLLGLSLIALGAVINQGWIPVVAPALATVSSSGTVLAYQAQRSYRQRQMMQSLLGQNTSPAIAQALWENRDRLLRSGKLPGQRLTATLMFTDIRNFSSLAEVTAPEALLERLNDYLSAMTDEVQRHGGIVNKFTGDGLLAVFGVPIAHTQVDDIAHDAQSAVDCALQMARRLEQLNQHWQGQGLAPLEMRVGIFTGPVVVGSLGGSTRLEYGIIGDSVNIAARLESLDKTRQSSSCRILIGEATQQYLNSGVPLEHWGAFPLKGRQQTVRVFRVVEG from the coding sequence ATGCGCTCACTGTTGTCTTGGTCCCGATGCCTCCGTCGCCCGGTGCTGACTCCGCCGGGCGGAGACGGGGTGATGGTGGTTGCGATCGCAAGTCTGGCCATTACCGCTGCGGTGGCAGGCCTGAATCACTGGGGCTGGCTGCAGTTCTTAGAGATGCAAGCCTACGATCAACTGCTACGCCTAGAGTGGCGCCTGCGAGTGGGGCCGCAGGGGCGGGTCTTCCACGACGAGCGGCTGCTGATTGTCGGCATCGACGAAGCCGACATCACGAATCTGGGGGAATTTCCCATCTCCGATCGGGTGCTGGCCCAGGCCCTAGCCAAGCTGCAACGGCATCGCCCCCGCGCCATCGGCCTAGATCTCTACCGGCCCACGCCCCAGGGAGAGGGCCATGCTGCCCTGCAACGCCAATTAAACACCCCCAACCTGGTGGCCATCACCAAGCTGGGCGATGACCTGACCCCGGGGGTGCTGCCACCGGCGGGGGTGCCCGAGGACCGCATCGGCTTCAACGATGTGGTGGTCGACCCCGACGGCGTGGTACGACGCAACCTCTACATCGGCGTTGCCCCCAACTCACCCACCGACCCAGACGTCGCCGTGTACTACTCCCTAGCCCTGCGGTTGGCCATCCTGTATCTGGGGCAGACTCCCCAGGCCAGCCCCAGCCACCCAGAGGCCATGGTCTTGGCAGCCGCCACCTTCAGGCCATTGCATTACTACAGCGGCGGCTACCAAACCATCGACGACCGTGGCTATCAGGTCCTGCTGGACTACCACTCCCCTAGGACCCCAGCCCAGATCGTGTCTCTGCAAGAGGTGCTGGCGGATGAGGTAGGGGCTGAGCGGATTCGCGATCGCATCGTGCTGATTGGCTCCGTCGCCCCCAGCCTGCGAGACCTGTTCTATACCCCCTACTCGGCCAGTCAAACCAGCCAGCACCAGATGGCCGGCGTGGTCCTCCATGCCCAAATGGTCAGCCAGATCCTAGATGCCGCCCAAGGCGACGGCGCTCTGATCTGGACCTGGCCCCTCTGGGGCGAGCATCTGTGGTATTTAGTGTGGGCCATCGCTGGCGGGGCTGCCGTTTGGCCCTTACATCGCCCCCTGGTGTTGGCCTTAGTGCAACTGTTCTGGTTACTCGGCTTGAGCCTAATCGCCCTAGGCGCCGTCATCAACCAGGGCTGGATTCCAGTGGTGGCCCCCGCCTTGGCCACCGTCAGCAGTAGCGGCACCGTATTGGCCTACCAAGCCCAGCGCTCCTATCGGCAGCGACAGATGATGCAAAGCCTGCTGGGGCAAAACACCTCCCCTGCCATTGCCCAGGCGCTCTGGGAGAACCGTGATCGGCTGTTGCGCTCTGGGAAATTACCCGGTCAGCGCCTGACCGCCACCCTGATGTTCACCGATATTCGTAACTTCAGCAGCCTGGCAGAAGTGACCGCTCCCGAAGCCCTGCTGGAGAGACTGAACGACTATCTCAGTGCCATGACCGACGAGGTGCAGCGGCATGGGGGCATCGTCAATAAATTTACCGGCGACGGTCTCCTGGCGGTGTTTGGCGTCCCCATTGCCCACACCCAGGTTGACGACATCGCCCATGATGCCCAGTCTGCCGTCGACTGTGCCCTGCAAATGGCCCGGCGCTTGGAGCAACTGAATCAGCACTGGCAAGGTCAAGGGCTAGCGCCCCTGGAAATGCGGGTGGGTATTTTCACAGGGCCGGTGGTAGTGGGTAGCTTGGGCGGCTCGACTCGCCTAGAATATGGAATTATCGGCGATAGTGTGAATATCGCCGCTCGCCTGGAGAGCCTCGATAAGACGCGGCAGTCATCGAGTTGCCGGATCCTCATTGGTGAGGCGACTCAACAATATCTCAACAGTGGTGTGCCGCTAGAGCACTGGGGAGCATTTCCCCTGAAGGGCCGCCAGCAAACCGTTAGAGTCTTCCGGGTGGTGGAAGGATGA